A window of the Butyricimonas faecalis genome harbors these coding sequences:
- the kbl gene encoding glycine C-acetyltransferase, producing the protein MYGKFQDFLKTELQSIKDAGLYKSERIIVTPQDAEIKLATGETVLNFCANNYLGLSSNPTVIEGAKKALDSRGYGMSSVRFICGTQDIHKELEAKISQFFGTEDSILYAACFDANGGVFEPLFGQEDAIISDELNHASIIDGVRLCKAVRYRYKHANMADLEEQLKISQAQRYRIIVTDGVFSMDGDIAKMNEICDLAEKYNALVMVDDSHAAGFIGKTGRGSAEHHNCMNRVDIFTGTLGKALGGAMGGYTTGKKEIIDMLRQRSRPYLFSNSLSPAICGASIAVFDMLSKSTELRDRVMDNANYFRAKLTEAGFDLKPSESAICALMLYDAVLSQQFAAELQKENIYVTGFYYPVVPKGQARIRIQLSAAHTREQLDRALAAFIKIGKKLGVIK; encoded by the coding sequence ATGTACGGAAAATTTCAAGACTTTTTAAAGACTGAATTGCAGTCCATAAAAGACGCCGGCTTATACAAGAGCGAAAGAATTATCGTTACCCCGCAAGATGCAGAAATCAAGCTTGCCACGGGAGAAACTGTATTAAACTTTTGTGCAAACAACTATTTAGGACTTTCTTCTAACCCGACGGTTATCGAAGGAGCCAAGAAAGCATTGGACAGCCGTGGTTACGGAATGTCTTCAGTGCGTTTCATCTGCGGAACCCAAGATATTCACAAAGAATTGGAAGCTAAAATCTCTCAATTCTTCGGAACGGAAGATTCCATTCTTTACGCTGCTTGCTTCGATGCCAACGGTGGTGTGTTCGAACCGTTATTCGGTCAGGAAGATGCCATCATCTCTGATGAATTGAACCACGCTTCTATCATTGACGGTGTTCGTCTTTGTAAAGCCGTACGCTACAGATACAAACACGCCAACATGGCTGACCTCGAAGAGCAATTAAAAATTTCCCAAGCTCAACGCTACCGGATCATCGTTACCGATGGTGTGTTCTCCATGGACGGGGATATTGCCAAAATGAACGAAATCTGCGACTTAGCTGAGAAATACAATGCATTGGTAATGGTTGACGATAGCCACGCTGCCGGATTTATCGGTAAAACAGGTCGTGGATCTGCAGAACACCACAATTGCATGAACCGTGTGGACATCTTCACAGGAACCCTCGGTAAAGCACTGGGTGGAGCTATGGGTGGTTACACGACCGGTAAAAAAGAAATCATCGATATGTTGCGTCAACGTTCAAGACCTTATTTGTTCTCTAACTCCTTGTCTCCGGCAATCTGCGGTGCTTCTATCGCCGTGTTCGACATGCTGTCAAAGAGTACTGAATTAAGAGACCGTGTCATGGACAACGCTAACTACTTCCGTGCTAAATTAACGGAAGCCGGATTCGATCTGAAACCGTCAGAATCAGCAATCTGCGCCTTGATGCTTTATGATGCCGTTCTTTCTCAACAATTCGCTGCCGAATTACAGAAAGAAAACATCTATGTTACCGGATTCTACTACCCGGTTGTACCGAAAGGACAAGCCCGTATCCGTATCCAATTGTCTGCCGCTCATACGCGTGAACAACTGGATCGTGCATTGGCTGCCTTCATCAAGATTGGTAAAAAATTGG
- the ltrA gene encoding group II intron reverse transcriptase/maturase gives MKERMQKTLSQVNGCPQRDRSETEWYGGVQTFMWMCEDNIVEVPFYKEHLFEQILSPTNLNRAYKAVMRNKGCGGIDKMSCEQLLPWLMTNKDVLIRSLMDGSYRPNPVKRVEIPKDNGKMRLLGIPTVVDRVVQQAINQVLTPIYENQFSKTSYGFRPGRGCHDALRGAQRIINEGYTYVVDLDLERFFDTVSHSKLIEILSRTIKDGRVVSLIHKYLRSGVMNKGLFEASEEGTPQGGPLSPLLSNIMLNELDKELERRGLPFVRYADDSMIFCKSKRAAMRVKESITRFIENVLYLKVNKEKTVVSYVRGAKYLGYSFYVMKGKCQLTVHPKSKDKMKSKLKELTSRSNGWGYAKRKQKLKEYIRGWVGYYHLANMKRLLLVTDEWLRRRIRMCIWKAWKKAKTKVANLIICGINKYQAYEWGNTRKGYWRIADSPILKRAIDNNKLRSAGYATLIGSYLDWYPK, from the coding sequence ATGAAGGAAAGAATGCAGAAAACATTATCCCAAGTTAATGGCTGCCCCCAAAGAGATAGGTCGGAAACCGAATGGTATGGGGGAGTGCAGACCTTCATGTGGATGTGTGAAGACAACATCGTGGAAGTACCATTCTACAAGGAACACCTTTTCGAGCAAATCCTCAGTCCTACGAATCTCAACCGAGCTTACAAGGCTGTTATGAGAAACAAAGGCTGTGGTGGTATCGACAAGATGTCATGTGAGCAGTTGCTCCCATGGCTCATGACCAACAAGGATGTGCTCATCCGTTCCTTGATGGACGGCTCTTACCGTCCGAACCCAGTGAAAAGGGTAGAAATACCCAAAGACAACGGCAAGATGCGCCTGTTGGGAATACCTACGGTTGTAGACCGTGTGGTGCAACAAGCCATCAACCAAGTACTGACTCCCATCTATGAGAACCAATTCTCCAAGACAAGCTACGGCTTCCGTCCGGGAAGAGGATGCCATGATGCACTGCGTGGAGCGCAAAGGATAATCAACGAGGGCTACACCTATGTAGTAGACCTCGACCTTGAACGCTTCTTCGACACCGTGAGCCATAGCAAGCTCATAGAAATCCTCAGCCGTACGATAAAAGACGGCAGAGTAGTCAGCCTTATACACAAATATCTCCGAAGTGGTGTAATGAACAAAGGATTGTTTGAAGCGAGCGAGGAAGGAACTCCCCAAGGAGGACCGCTAAGTCCGTTGTTGAGTAACATCATGCTCAACGAATTGGATAAAGAACTCGAACGCAGAGGACTCCCCTTTGTGCGTTATGCTGACGACTCGATGATATTCTGCAAGTCAAAAAGGGCTGCAATGCGAGTGAAGGAGTCTATAACCCGATTTATAGAAAATGTTCTATATCTCAAAGTCAACAAGGAAAAGACCGTAGTGTCGTATGTGCGCGGAGCGAAATACCTCGGCTACTCCTTCTATGTGATGAAAGGCAAATGCCAACTCACGGTGCATCCCAAGTCCAAGGACAAGATGAAGTCAAAATTGAAAGAACTGACAAGTCGCAGCAACGGATGGGGATATGCCAAGAGAAAGCAAAAGCTGAAAGAATACATAAGAGGTTGGGTTGGCTATTATCACCTTGCCAATATGAAGCGTCTCTTGCTTGTAACAGACGAATGGCTAAGGCGTAGAATCCGCATGTGTATATGGAAAGCTTGGAAGAAAGCCAAGACAAAAGTGGCAAACCTCATCATATGTGGTATCAATAAATATCAAGCATACGAATGGGGAAATACTCGCAAGGGCTATTGGCGAATAGCTGATAGCCCTATTCTAAAAAGGGCGATAGATAACAATAAACTACGCTCCGCAGGGTATGCTACTTTAATAGGGTCGTATCTCGATTGGTATCCAAAATAG